From a region of the bacterium genome:
- a CDS encoding M48 family metalloprotease has protein sequence MQRFLKAVCLAAMLGTVPACSQILAGGLQAGQALLPITDEQEIQIGRSAAQEVLADPKTPPYGNAEVNAYVDAVGKKVAARSDRSDLPYTFHVIQSDELNAFALPGGEIFITTAALKAMKNEAELAGVLAHEVVHVARKHGVDSLRAAMVAQGITTAALGSTPAMVQQAGKIAASLVLKGYSRGLESDADHYGAIYSNAAGYDPRGLGSFLTTLAQTVGDTPKAFEAFGDHPVISERVAALDAEITKLGLNARSQEAESFLSRTAPLR, from the coding sequence ATGCAACGATTCTTGAAGGCGGTTTGTCTGGCGGCCATGTTGGGAACGGTCCCGGCCTGCAGCCAGATCCTGGCGGGCGGCCTACAGGCCGGCCAGGCGCTCTTACCCATCACAGACGAGCAAGAGATCCAGATCGGGCGATCCGCCGCCCAAGAAGTGCTCGCCGACCCCAAGACCCCACCCTACGGGAACGCCGAGGTCAACGCCTACGTGGACGCGGTGGGCAAGAAGGTCGCCGCGCGCTCCGATCGTTCGGATCTGCCCTACACCTTCCACGTGATCCAGAGTGACGAGCTCAACGCCTTCGCCCTGCCGGGCGGCGAGATCTTCATCACCACCGCGGCCCTCAAGGCCATGAAGAACGAGGCGGAGCTTGCCGGGGTGCTCGCGCACGAGGTCGTGCACGTGGCGCGCAAGCACGGTGTCGACAGCCTGCGCGCGGCCATGGTCGCCCAGGGCATCACGACGGCCGCCCTCGGCAGCACGCCGGCGATGGTCCAGCAAGCGGGCAAGATTGCAGCCTCCTTGGTCCTCAAGGGCTACAGCCGCGGCCTCGAGTCGGACGCCGACCACTACGGGGCCATCTACTCCAACGCGGCGGGCTACGACCCCCGGGGGCTGGGCTCCTTCCTGACGACCCTCGCGCAGACCGTCGGTGACACGCCCAAGGCCTTCGAGGCCTTCGGGGACCACCCGGTCATCTCCGAACGGGTCGCCGCCCTCGACGCCGAGATCACGAAGCTCGGGCTCAACGCCCGCAGCCAGGAAGCCGAGAGCTTCCTCTCCCGCACCGCGCCTCTGCGCTGA